Proteins encoded together in one Silvanigrella paludirubra window:
- a CDS encoding peptide ABC transporter substrate-binding protein, translating into MSNILKWFKMTKNQIFYNMYKVFFIVLICLYTGNLAFAQKVYQRDELTRFSGGKPYTFDPTNSDDSPTNLVLQDLFEGLTRIDQNGKVILALASSYKVTNNKKTYIFKIRSDAKWSDGSKVTAAHCALPIQRIVNPKILTTIGFSSYPILNSQKILEGKMPIKKLGVQIINSETLQIKLSQPFPRFLELLSGINYVCLNPKDFNSKGLFINEIPSLSNSAYRIKDYLKEKFIRFEKNPYYYNFNNVKINNVIYYFTEDILSQINMYITGQADMTSPNISSNEIPYLNSKLIGSQLILNRTADSIILILNISKKPFKNNLKLRKSISMVINRDEIAKKILYDSKFIIYDIVPDYIYEYTPYIPKWATVSYVQRVKEAKKLFNESGFNENNKLTIKINYNYSPDSYKIVESISDQLKKELGITVILNRLDYNDNVTSIREANFEISLITWNPNYLDPIEYLGLLKSTKHYKFSYMNNPKYDNLLDMATAQVENKKRNILFEKAAAIGMEYYSVIPLFDKLSRYLVNSDIGGYKENDPYLKLYSQDLYFKKITIK; encoded by the coding sequence ATGAGTAATATTTTAAAATGGTTTAAAATGACAAAAAATCAGATTTTTTATAATATGTACAAGGTATTCTTTATTGTTTTAATATGTTTGTATACTGGCAATTTGGCTTTTGCTCAAAAAGTTTATCAAAGAGATGAGCTTACTCGATTTTCAGGAGGCAAACCATATACCTTTGATCCTACAAATTCCGATGATTCACCCACGAATCTTGTTTTACAAGATTTATTTGAGGGTTTAACAAGGATAGACCAAAATGGAAAAGTCATTTTAGCCCTTGCTTCATCATATAAAGTTACAAATAATAAAAAAACTTATATTTTTAAGATTAGATCTGATGCTAAATGGTCAGATGGTTCAAAAGTAACAGCAGCTCATTGTGCTCTTCCTATTCAAAGAATAGTTAATCCTAAAATTTTAACAACGATTGGATTTTCATCTTATCCTATTTTAAATAGTCAAAAAATACTTGAAGGAAAAATGCCAATTAAAAAATTAGGGGTTCAAATTATAAACTCAGAAACTCTTCAAATTAAGTTATCTCAACCTTTTCCTCGTTTTTTAGAGCTATTAAGTGGTATAAATTATGTATGTTTAAACCCTAAAGATTTCAATTCTAAAGGTTTATTTATAAATGAAATTCCATCTTTATCTAATTCCGCCTATAGAATAAAAGATTATCTGAAAGAAAAGTTCATACGTTTTGAAAAAAATCCTTATTATTATAATTTTAATAATGTAAAAATAAATAATGTTATTTATTATTTTACTGAAGATATTTTATCGCAAATAAATATGTATATTACAGGACAAGCTGATATGACTTCTCCAAATATTTCATCGAATGAAATTCCATATTTAAATTCAAAGCTTATAGGTAGTCAGTTAATTCTAAATAGAACAGCTGATTCAATTATATTGATATTAAATATTAGTAAAAAACCTTTTAAAAATAATTTGAAGTTAAGAAAATCTATTTCTATGGTTATAAATAGGGATGAAATAGCGAAAAAAATATTGTATGATTCTAAATTTATTATATATGATATTGTCCCAGATTATATTTACGAATATACTCCTTATATTCCAAAATGGGCCACAGTGAGTTATGTTCAAAGAGTGAAAGAAGCAAAGAAACTATTTAATGAATCTGGTTTTAACGAAAATAATAAGTTAACAATAAAAATAAACTATAATTATAGTCCAGATAGTTATAAAATAGTAGAATCTATTTCAGATCAGCTTAAAAAAGAATTAGGTATTACTGTAATTTTAAATCGTTTAGATTATAATGACAATGTTACTTCAATTCGAGAAGCAAATTTTGAGATATCATTGATCACTTGGAATCCTAATTATTTAGACCCTATTGAATATTTAGGCCTTTTAAAAAGTACTAAGCATTATAAATTTTCATATATGAATAATCCTAAATACGATAATTTACTTGATATGGCTACTGCTCAAGTCGAAAATAAAAAAAGAAATATTTTATTTGAAAAAGCAGCTGCGATTGGAATGGAATATTATTCTGTTATTCCTTTATTTGATAAATTATCACGATATTTAGTAAATTCTGATATTGGTGGTTATAAAGAAAATGATCCCTATTTAAAATTATATTCACAGGATTTATATTTTAAAAAAATAACAATCAAATAA